A window of Exiguobacterium sp. FSL W8-0210 contains these coding sequences:
- the perR gene encoding peroxide-responsive transcriptional repressor PerR: MLDDAVKSLRESGVRMTPQRHAILEYLTTGHTHPTADEIYRALEHRFPNMSVATVYNNLRVFREKGIVEEMNYGDASSRFDFVTTRHYHMICENCGKIVDFNYPVLDDVETVAAHLTGFKVDRHRLEVYGTCPDCQSNVQ; the protein is encoded by the coding sequence ATGCTGGATGACGCCGTGAAGTCACTTCGGGAATCAGGCGTTCGAATGACACCACAACGTCACGCGATTTTGGAATATTTAACGACGGGACACACGCATCCGACAGCGGATGAGATTTATCGTGCACTCGAACATCGTTTTCCAAACATGAGTGTGGCGACTGTATATAATAACTTACGCGTGTTTCGAGAAAAAGGAATCGTTGAGGAAATGAATTACGGAGACGCTTCAAGTCGCTTCGACTTCGTTACGACACGCCATTACCACATGATCTGTGAAAATTGCGGAAAGATCGTTGACTTCAATTATCCTGTGCTCGATGATGTCGAAACGGTTGCGGCGCATTTAACAGGCTTTAAAGTCGATCGTCACCGATTAGAAGTGTACGGAACTTGCCCGGACTGTCAATCGAATGTCCAATAA
- a CDS encoding SRPBCC family protein, with translation MHTFRFETRVDTSKEQAWDFLSDAKALSRLTVFPQVKTSGDTRTRAGNTIRLRVGVPPLFVSWTSWIPFVEEYVFVDVGTKVPYPFRAWCHVHRVEERESGVFFVDEVTYASFLPAFVIEAFILKPMFKQRKSAILNHFQA, from the coding sequence ATGCATACTTTTCGTTTTGAGACACGTGTCGATACATCAAAGGAGCAAGCGTGGGATTTTTTAAGTGACGCCAAGGCCTTAAGTCGATTGACGGTATTTCCACAAGTGAAGACGTCGGGCGATACGCGGACACGAGCGGGAAATACGATTCGTTTACGCGTTGGTGTTCCTCCACTATTTGTCTCGTGGACGTCTTGGATTCCTTTCGTAGAAGAATATGTCTTCGTCGATGTTGGTACAAAAGTGCCGTATCCATTCCGGGCATGGTGCCATGTGCACCGAGTCGAAGAACGTGAATCTGGCGTCTTTTTCGTGGATGAAGTGACGTATGCATCCTTCTTGCCCGCCTTCGTCATTGAAGCATTCATCTTGAAACCGATGTTCAAACAACGAAAAAGTGCGATTTTGAATCACTTTCAAGCCTGA
- a CDS encoding glutamate-1-semialdehyde 2,1-aminomutase — MSTHTTRPTSEALYEIAQECIVGGVNSPSRSFKAVGGGAPVYMERGEGAYFYDVDGNRYIDYLAAYGPIITGHGHPHITEAITHAAQNGLLYGTPHRLEINFAHKLQKAIPSLEKVRFTNSGTEAVMTTIRVARAYTGRELVVKFSGCYHGHSDLMLIAAGSGPATLGSPDSAGVTKATAKEVITTPFNDIESYRQIMEQWGDQVACVLVEPIVGNFGIVEPQPGFLAAVNEITHAHGALVIYDEVITAFRFTYGSAQELLDIRPDMTALGKIIGGGLPIGAYGGRKEIMEHVAPLGPAYQAGTMAGNPASMAAGIACLELLEQPGVYEQLDHLGALLEQGVLEAAKRHNVTITINRLKGAMTVYFTDETVIDYDGAERADSEMFGRFFKLMLEEGVNLAPSKYEAWFLTTEHTEADITETIAAVDRAFARL, encoded by the coding sequence ATGTCTACCCACACTACACGTCCTACTTCAGAGGCGTTATATGAAATCGCACAAGAGTGTATCGTTGGTGGCGTCAACAGCCCATCCCGTTCATTCAAAGCCGTCGGTGGCGGCGCACCTGTCTATATGGAACGCGGAGAAGGTGCTTACTTTTATGATGTCGATGGCAATCGTTATATCGATTACTTAGCAGCCTATGGTCCGATCATCACGGGACACGGTCACCCTCACATTACGGAAGCGATCACCCACGCTGCCCAAAACGGTCTTCTTTACGGCACACCACACCGTCTAGAAATCAACTTTGCACATAAACTACAAAAAGCGATCCCATCGCTTGAAAAAGTACGCTTTACGAACTCGGGAACCGAAGCTGTCATGACGACGATTCGTGTCGCACGTGCGTATACGGGTCGTGAGCTCGTCGTGAAGTTCAGCGGGTGTTACCACGGTCACTCGGATTTGATGCTGATTGCAGCAGGAAGCGGACCAGCGACACTTGGTTCTCCCGATTCAGCTGGTGTCACGAAAGCGACGGCAAAAGAAGTCATCACGACACCGTTCAATGATATCGAATCGTACCGTCAAATCATGGAACAATGGGGCGATCAAGTCGCTTGTGTACTCGTTGAACCGATCGTCGGAAACTTCGGTATCGTCGAACCGCAACCTGGATTCCTTGCTGCGGTCAACGAAATCACGCATGCACACGGCGCACTCGTCATCTATGATGAAGTCATCACAGCCTTCCGATTCACGTACGGCAGTGCACAAGAGTTACTCGATATCCGTCCCGATATGACGGCACTCGGCAAAATCATCGGTGGTGGTTTACCAATCGGCGCTTATGGCGGTCGCAAAGAAATCATGGAACACGTCGCGCCACTCGGTCCGGCTTACCAAGCAGGTACGATGGCAGGTAACCCAGCATCCATGGCTGCGGGTATCGCTTGTCTTGAATTACTTGAGCAGCCTGGTGTCTATGAACAACTCGATCACCTTGGCGCCTTACTCGAACAAGGTGTGCTAGAAGCAGCAAAACGTCATAACGTCACGATTACGATCAACCGTCTAAAAGGTGCCATGACGGTCTACTTCACGGATGAAACAGTTATCGATTATGATGGTGCAGAACGTGCAGATAGCGAGATGTTCGGACGTTTCTTCAAATTGATGCTAGAAGAAGGCGTCAACCTTGCCCCTTCGAAATACGAAGCGTGGTTCTTGACGACGGAACATACGGAAGCCGACATCACAGAGACGATCGCAGCAGTCGATCGTGCCTTTGCTCGACTCTAA
- the trmL gene encoding tRNA (uridine(34)/cytosine(34)/5-carboxymethylaminomethyluridine(34)-2'-O)-methyltransferase TrmL gives MAIHVVMYQPEIPQNTGNISRTCAATHSVLHLIRPLGFSTDDKQLKRAGLDYWEFVDVRYHDSLEELWEKHPEGIFYYITKYGEQYPSQIDLSDVEQDYFFVFGRETKGLPLEVIDANAERCIRLPQSNLVRSLNVSNTAAIIVYEALRQQGYAGLL, from the coding sequence ATGGCTATTCATGTCGTTATGTATCAACCGGAGATTCCTCAAAATACAGGAAATATTTCACGCACATGTGCAGCGACGCATTCCGTCCTTCACTTGATCCGACCGCTCGGCTTCTCGACGGACGATAAGCAACTTAAACGTGCGGGTCTCGATTACTGGGAATTCGTCGATGTCCGTTATCATGATTCGTTAGAAGAACTGTGGGAGAAGCATCCGGAAGGTATTTTCTACTATATTACGAAATATGGAGAACAGTACCCGAGCCAGATCGACTTATCGGACGTCGAACAGGATTATTTCTTCGTCTTTGGTCGGGAAACAAAAGGATTGCCGCTTGAAGTCATCGATGCGAACGCAGAGCGTTGTATCCGTCTACCCCAATCGAATCTCGTTCGTTCACTGAACGTCTCGAACACGGCAGCGATCATTGTCTATGAAGCATTACGTCAGCAAGGATACGCAGGTCTTCTATAA
- a CDS encoding methylated-DNA--[protein]-cysteine S-methyltransferase, which yields MPFQQLTYEFGTLLVAWEKEHIVYLDFGLNEERARTHLQEETGDGELPKAWRMAFDRYAVGDRQALDELPCQLRVTPFAEQVLHALRTVPFGQTISYGELARMIGKPKAARAVGGALNRNPIALIYPCHRVIGATGKLTGFASGIAHKEALLAHEIGEN from the coding sequence ATGCCATTTCAACAGCTCACTTATGAGTTTGGTACATTGCTCGTCGCATGGGAAAAAGAGCACATCGTGTATCTCGATTTTGGATTGAATGAAGAGCGTGCTCGAACCCATTTGCAAGAAGAAACCGGCGACGGTGAATTACCGAAAGCTTGGCGCATGGCGTTTGATCGTTACGCAGTCGGCGATCGACAAGCGCTTGATGAACTTCCTTGTCAGTTGCGTGTCACGCCTTTTGCAGAGCAAGTATTGCACGCTTTACGAACCGTTCCGTTTGGTCAGACGATCAGTTACGGTGAACTGGCTCGAATGATTGGGAAACCAAAGGCAGCACGAGCCGTTGGTGGTGCCTTGAACCGGAATCCAATCGCGTTAATTTATCCGTGTCACCGTGTCATCGGGGCGACTGGTAAACTGACGGGTTTTGCAAGTGGGATTGCCCATAAAGAAGCGCTTTTAGCGCATGAGATAGGAGAGAATTAA
- a CDS encoding ABC transporter ATP-binding protein: MAFVKPYQKQILLTVFVGIIKFSIPLGLPLLYKYIIDNILTGNTMPMAEKSKQLAYLIGAGVFIFLIVKPPLEYVRQYLAQWSASKILFDVRNRLFDHVQKLSLRFYSNTKTGEVISRIINDVEQTKDFVVTGLMNLWLDMITIFIAIAIMWTIDPQLTLVAIIPLPFYALAVKFFYGRLRGLTRERSAALAELQGHLTERVNGMAVIRSFALEPHENKAFKHQNDGFLKAALRQTNWNARTYVVVSTITDFAPILIFGTAAFFVLNGQVTLGTMVAFIGYIDRLYAPLGRLVNSSTTLTQSIASMDRMFEFLDEPYDITEKPNAREPKNVRGNVQFENISFAYEEGGELAIDRLTLDVQAGERIAFVGMSGGGKSTLVSLIPRFYDVSAGRITLDGVDIRDLKLRGLRDQIGMVMQESILFSESVQMNIKMGNPEATDEEVIAAAKAANAHEFIERLPNGYHTPVGERGVKLSGGQKQRLAIARVFLKNPPILILDEATSALDLESEAMIQDSLARLAKGRTTFTVAHRLSTITDADKIVVIENGQITEIGTHEVLMQKRGAYFELYAIQNLELVE; encoded by the coding sequence ATGGCGTTCGTCAAGCCGTATCAAAAACAGATCCTCCTGACGGTCTTCGTCGGGATCATCAAGTTCTCGATCCCACTCGGACTTCCGTTGTTGTATAAGTACATCATCGACAATATCCTAACTGGAAACACGATGCCGATGGCGGAAAAAAGTAAACAATTGGCGTATTTGATTGGAGCGGGTGTCTTCATCTTCTTGATTGTCAAACCGCCGCTCGAATACGTTCGCCAGTACCTCGCGCAATGGTCCGCGTCGAAGATTTTATTTGACGTACGGAATCGATTGTTTGATCATGTTCAGAAATTATCGCTTCGTTTTTATTCGAATACGAAAACTGGAGAAGTCATCTCGCGAATCATCAATGATGTCGAGCAGACGAAAGACTTCGTCGTCACGGGATTAATGAACCTGTGGCTTGATATGATCACGATTTTCATTGCGATCGCAATCATGTGGACGATTGATCCGCAGTTGACGCTCGTCGCGATCATCCCATTACCATTCTATGCTCTCGCCGTTAAGTTCTTTTACGGTCGCTTACGTGGATTGACACGGGAACGTTCGGCAGCACTTGCGGAACTACAAGGTCATTTGACGGAACGGGTCAACGGCATGGCAGTCATTCGTAGTTTTGCACTCGAACCGCACGAGAACAAAGCGTTCAAACATCAAAATGATGGGTTCTTAAAAGCGGCGCTGCGTCAAACGAACTGGAATGCGCGAACGTACGTCGTCGTCTCGACGATTACGGATTTCGCACCGATCCTCATTTTCGGGACAGCGGCGTTCTTCGTCTTGAACGGACAAGTGACACTCGGGACGATGGTTGCGTTCATTGGTTATATCGATCGCCTGTATGCGCCGCTCGGTCGTCTCGTCAACTCCTCAACGACGTTGACGCAGTCGATCGCTTCGATGGACCGGATGTTCGAGTTTTTAGATGAGCCATATGACATCACGGAAAAACCGAATGCACGCGAACCAAAAAATGTCCGCGGAAACGTTCAGTTCGAAAACATCAGTTTCGCTTATGAAGAAGGCGGCGAGCTAGCGATTGATCGGTTGACGCTTGACGTTCAGGCAGGTGAACGGATTGCTTTCGTTGGGATGTCAGGTGGCGGGAAATCAACGCTCGTCAGTTTGATTCCGCGTTTCTATGATGTGTCTGCCGGTCGGATCACGCTTGACGGCGTTGACATTCGTGACTTGAAGTTGCGAGGTCTTCGCGATCAGATCGGGATGGTCATGCAGGAGTCGATTCTCTTCAGTGAGTCGGTCCAAATGAACATCAAGATGGGGAATCCGGAGGCGACGGACGAGGAAGTCATCGCGGCAGCAAAAGCAGCAAATGCCCATGAATTCATCGAACGATTACCAAACGGTTATCATACGCCGGTCGGAGAACGCGGCGTCAAGTTATCGGGTGGTCAAAAACAACGTCTTGCGATTGCACGGGTCTTCTTGAAAAATCCACCGATTCTGATCTTGGATGAAGCGACGAGTGCGCTTGATTTGGAGAGTGAAGCGATGATTCAAGATTCGTTAGCGCGTCTCGCGAAAGGGCGGACGACATTTACTGTCGCGCACCGTTTATCAACGATCACTGATGCCGATAAGATTGTCGTCATCGAAAATGGTCAAATTACGGAAATCGGAACACACGAAGTCCTCATGCAAAAACGGGGTGCGTATTTCGAACTGTATGCCATTCAAAATCTGGAACTCGTCGAATAA
- a CDS encoding nucleotidyltransferase-like protein, which translates to MEQATRTIYSEYAAYRETQGIIAVEKRQPRDSLTDQFDTLLVVITRDPEVEWTIKHYRLNTLKVSLHLVHEDVLSRWILLNANRRAIHWIAEGTIVFERNDYLVDLKRQLLNFPEEERCLQMTISFAKLLRRFQDGRNLFSRGHHYDAYTHVHHALHHLARLSVLEKGKHPETVVWEQARLDDPDVYKLYEQLLMSEETLDQRIHLALIGLEHLLQSKVLSGGRYLFEIMRERTSPWTMYELMEEERLQEVKVDLSSLIDFFMRKGLIRISYQTTKGAGVELVTYEPVV; encoded by the coding sequence ATGGAACAAGCAACACGAACGATTTATTCGGAGTACGCGGCTTATCGTGAAACACAAGGGATCATTGCTGTTGAGAAACGGCAACCACGGGATTCCCTGACGGATCAATTTGATACACTTCTTGTCGTCATCACGAGAGACCCAGAAGTCGAGTGGACGATCAAACATTATCGACTGAATACACTAAAGGTATCATTACACCTCGTACATGAAGATGTCTTATCACGCTGGATTTTGTTAAATGCCAATCGACGTGCGATTCACTGGATTGCGGAAGGAACGATCGTGTTTGAACGAAATGATTACTTAGTTGATTTAAAACGGCAGCTATTAAACTTTCCTGAGGAGGAAAGATGTTTACAGATGACGATTTCGTTCGCTAAACTTTTGCGTCGTTTCCAAGACGGAAGGAACTTGTTCAGTCGCGGACATCATTATGATGCCTATACACACGTCCATCACGCATTACATCATCTCGCGCGATTATCTGTTCTGGAAAAAGGAAAACATCCCGAGACAGTCGTCTGGGAACAAGCGCGACTCGATGATCCGGATGTCTATAAACTATATGAACAATTATTGATGAGTGAAGAGACATTAGATCAACGTATTCACCTCGCCTTGATTGGACTTGAGCATCTTCTGCAGTCGAAGGTCTTATCGGGAGGACGCTATTTATTTGAAATCATGCGTGAGCGGACAAGTCCTTGGACGATGTATGAATTGATGGAAGAAGAGCGACTGCAAGAAGTCAAAGTAGATTTAAGTAGTCTGATTGATTTCTTCATGCGAAAAGGTCTGATCAGGATTTCGTATCAAACAACTAAAGGAGCAGGGGTCGAACTCGTAACGTATGAGCCGGTCGTATGA
- the ntdP gene encoding nucleoside tri-diphosphate phosphatase, which produces MSRFPKESSKIEIQSFKHNGSLHRVWEETLVLKSTEEELIGFNDRIMVSESDGRQWRTREPAICYFSTELWFNVICMIREDGIYYYCNLGSPSTFDEKDRAVKYIDYDLDIKVYPDMSYMILDEDEYEKHRREMNYPKAIDRILKDNVQILIQWIRSRKGPFNPAFVDMWYREYETRYRR; this is translated from the coding sequence ATGAGTCGATTCCCAAAAGAAAGTAGCAAGATTGAGATTCAAAGTTTCAAACATAACGGGAGCTTACACAGAGTTTGGGAAGAAACGCTCGTGCTGAAATCGACGGAAGAAGAATTGATTGGGTTCAATGACCGCATCATGGTCAGTGAATCGGATGGTCGTCAGTGGCGAACACGAGAGCCTGCAATCTGTTACTTTTCAACAGAACTCTGGTTCAATGTCATTTGTATGATTCGGGAGGATGGCATTTACTATTACTGCAATCTTGGATCACCTTCTACGTTCGATGAGAAAGATCGAGCAGTCAAGTACATTGATTACGATTTAGATATCAAAGTGTATCCGGACATGTCCTACATGATCCTCGATGAGGACGAGTATGAGAAGCATCGCCGCGAGATGAATTATCCGAAGGCGATTGATCGTATTTTGAAAGACAATGTCCAAATCCTGATTCAGTGGATTCGCAGTCGGAAGGGTCCATTCAACCCGGCTTTCGTGGATATGTGGTATCGTGAATATGAAACAAGATATCGGAGATGA
- the mutY gene encoding A/G-specific adenine glycosylase: MTVVQEYFTNFNKTQFTTELIAWFLREQRDLPWRRTKNPYHIWISEIMLQQTRVDTVIPYYERFTKRFPTPHDLAEADQSEVLKHWEGLGYYSRVKNLQIAVQEVVEKYDGIVPDEKELFSQLKGVGPYTTGAVLSIAYGQAEPAVDGNVMRVLSRVLGIYEDIAAPKTRKLFEAAVHQLIDPADPSSFNQGLMELGAMVCTPKSPMCGLCPVQDVCFAYDRNAQEELPVKTKKGKTQIIPYDALVYETNGKIAIEQRAETGLLAGMWQYPLREAEEDRNGTLVGHVRHVFSHRIWEIAVYRVTEQPDQTVLVDQETYATHPVSVAQMKIDRLLKGEI; this comes from the coding sequence TTGACTGTCGTTCAAGAATATTTCACAAACTTTAATAAAACACAATTTACCACAGAACTGATTGCCTGGTTCCTTCGTGAACAGCGGGATCTCCCGTGGCGAAGAACCAAAAACCCATATCATATCTGGATTAGCGAGATCATGCTTCAACAAACACGCGTCGATACGGTCATCCCGTATTATGAGCGCTTCACGAAACGTTTTCCGACACCGCATGACTTAGCAGAAGCGGATCAAAGTGAAGTCCTGAAGCACTGGGAGGGCTTAGGGTACTATTCCCGTGTCAAGAATCTTCAAATCGCGGTTCAGGAAGTTGTTGAAAAATATGATGGAATCGTTCCGGACGAAAAGGAATTGTTCAGTCAGCTGAAGGGTGTCGGTCCGTATACGACAGGAGCGGTTCTATCGATTGCTTATGGGCAAGCAGAACCAGCTGTAGACGGAAATGTGATGCGCGTCCTCTCGCGTGTACTTGGGATTTATGAAGACATTGCTGCACCGAAGACACGGAAATTGTTTGAGGCGGCGGTACATCAATTGATTGATCCGGCTGACCCGTCCAGCTTCAATCAAGGCTTGATGGAACTCGGCGCGATGGTCTGTACACCGAAGTCTCCGATGTGTGGACTCTGTCCTGTTCAAGACGTTTGTTTTGCATATGATCGAAATGCACAGGAAGAACTACCTGTGAAGACGAAGAAAGGGAAGACGCAAATTATTCCGTATGATGCTCTCGTCTATGAAACGAACGGAAAAATCGCAATTGAACAACGAGCAGAAACGGGCTTGCTCGCAGGTATGTGGCAATACCCACTTCGAGAAGCAGAAGAAGATCGTAATGGAACGCTTGTTGGACACGTTCGACATGTCTTCTCACACCGGATTTGGGAAATTGCTGTCTATCGCGTGACGGAACAGCCGGACCAGACGGTACTGGTTGATCAGGAAACATATGCGACGCATCCGGTATCTGTCGCGCAAATGAAGATTGATCGACTATTAAAGGGGGAGATCTAA
- a CDS encoding metal-dependent hydrolase, whose translation MDTGTHIGMGLCLAAISTLHPDVAASTTMFAAVTTTALVGSHAPDFDTVFKFKGNSAYLRQHRGKSHGLIALLAWPLLLSIVIGTLFSVPPTSLWLMAQIAVALHVFVDLFNAYGTQALHPFKKSWIGWGVINTFDPYLFTMYYAAFGIWLLTRATIVIFPILIAIVIIYYAVQFKLRNDALATAARYYRGAHKLFISPGMKWDEWHVAARLRDEYSVVKINSGTVVECGNFRIKDEPHGDALYEIVKQNADLQAFLEFSKIHTYTVSRKDGIVEYRFTNLRYFTKEVYPFVAVVRIDAATQEIVSSYTGWVFSERTLQKKLFIPAL comes from the coding sequence TTGGATACTGGTACGCATATCGGCATGGGACTTTGTCTCGCCGCCATCTCGACGCTACACCCTGACGTCGCAGCGAGCACGACGATGTTTGCTGCCGTGACGACGACGGCGCTCGTCGGCTCACACGCACCGGACTTCGATACTGTCTTTAAGTTTAAAGGAAACAGCGCCTACTTGCGTCAACACCGCGGAAAATCGCACGGGTTGATCGCCTTGCTCGCCTGGCCGTTATTACTTTCAATCGTCATCGGCACGTTATTCAGTGTACCTCCGACTTCATTATGGCTGATGGCGCAGATCGCTGTCGCTCTTCATGTCTTCGTCGATCTGTTTAACGCTTACGGAACACAAGCCTTACACCCGTTCAAAAAATCCTGGATTGGTTGGGGTGTCATCAATACATTTGATCCATATCTGTTCACGATGTATTATGCCGCGTTCGGGATTTGGCTACTAACGAGAGCGACGATCGTCATCTTCCCGATTTTAATCGCCATCGTCATCATCTACTACGCTGTTCAATTCAAGTTACGAAACGATGCCCTCGCGACCGCAGCCCGCTATTATCGCGGTGCGCATAAACTGTTCATCTCCCCTGGCATGAAATGGGATGAATGGCATGTCGCGGCACGTTTACGCGATGAGTATTCCGTCGTTAAGATTAACAGTGGAACCGTCGTCGAATGCGGAAACTTCCGGATCAAGGACGAACCACACGGTGACGCCTTGTACGAAATCGTCAAACAAAACGCGGACTTGCAAGCGTTTCTTGAGTTCTCGAAGATTCATACGTATACGGTCTCACGAAAGGATGGCATTGTCGAATACCGCTTCACTAACCTGCGTTACTTCACGAAGGAAGTCTATCCATTCGTTGCCGTCGTCAGAATCG
- a CDS encoding DUF2614 family zinc ribbon-containing protein, translating into MKKQRKNKINRARNLAMFLVFGGMLVMYVGLLLKQFEIIMVLLMLLGFVMVLASTALYFLIGLTSTKAAVVTCPNCGKETKVLGRVDLCMHCDEPLTMDPSLEGKEFDEKYNKHNKRAPR; encoded by the coding sequence TTGAAAAAACAACGTAAAAATAAAATAAACCGCGCGCGAAACTTAGCTATGTTTCTCGTCTTCGGTGGGATGCTCGTCATGTATGTCGGTCTATTGCTCAAACAATTTGAAATCATCATGGTCTTACTCATGCTTCTCGGTTTCGTCATGGTTCTCGCCAGTACGGCACTCTATTTCTTGATTGGTCTGACATCAACGAAGGCAGCTGTCGTCACTTGTCCGAACTGTGGAAAAGAAACAAAGGTCCTTGGTCGAGTCGACTTATGTATGCATTGCGATGAACCATTGACGATGGATCCATCTCTTGAAGGAAAAGAATTCGATGAAAAATATAATAAACACAATAAACGAGCTCCCCGCTAA
- the queG gene encoding tRNA epoxyqueuosine(34) reductase QueG yields MDGMQLKLALQEYAAEIGIDELKVTTADPFLVLKRRLQAQQEKGFASGFEEPDLDLRTTPSLLVEDAASIIAIAVAYPSTLKNAPRGKEGERRGIFCRSSWGLDYHQALRQRLTLLEEKIQELSPGARTRSMVDTGELVDRAVAERAGIGFSGKNCSIISEEHGSYLYLGELITDIVLPPDQPVEELCGTCNKCIDACPTDALVEPGVIDAKRCISFLTQTKTLLPEPFRMALGNRLYGCDTCQQVCPYNRKKNATHHAELQPDPEQVKPLLVPLLSMSNREFKSRFGTLSGAWRGKKPIQRNAICALVHYRDKSAIDALRLMIETDAREDMRALALWAVGRIGGIEEKSYIESRLLADIAVDVQTEGQRLLEEWGEADAISTAHL; encoded by the coding sequence ATGGATGGTATGCAATTGAAATTGGCTTTACAAGAGTACGCAGCAGAAATTGGGATCGATGAATTGAAGGTGACGACGGCTGATCCATTTCTTGTCTTAAAACGTCGCCTGCAAGCGCAACAAGAAAAAGGATTCGCTTCTGGTTTTGAAGAGCCCGATCTCGACCTTCGAACGACACCGTCTCTACTCGTTGAAGATGCCGCTTCGATCATTGCCATTGCGGTCGCGTATCCAAGTACTCTCAAAAATGCACCTCGTGGCAAGGAAGGGGAGCGACGGGGAATCTTTTGTCGATCGTCCTGGGGACTGGATTATCACCAGGCGTTGCGACAACGCTTGACGTTACTTGAAGAAAAAATTCAAGAATTGAGTCCAGGTGCAAGGACACGCTCGATGGTCGATACAGGAGAACTCGTCGATCGTGCAGTAGCAGAACGAGCAGGTATCGGATTCAGTGGGAAAAACTGCTCGATCATCAGTGAGGAGCACGGATCCTATCTCTATCTTGGTGAACTGATTACAGATATCGTCCTACCGCCGGATCAGCCAGTCGAAGAATTGTGTGGGACATGCAATAAGTGCATCGACGCTTGTCCGACGGATGCGCTTGTTGAACCTGGCGTCATCGACGCTAAACGGTGCATCTCGTTTTTGACGCAGACGAAAACGTTACTACCAGAACCATTCCGAATGGCGCTTGGGAACCGTCTATACGGTTGTGATACGTGTCAGCAAGTATGTCCGTATAACCGGAAGAAGAATGCGACACATCATGCTGAACTGCAGCCGGATCCAGAACAAGTCAAACCGCTCTTAGTTCCACTCTTATCCATGAGTAATCGTGAGTTCAAGAGCCGGTTCGGTACGTTATCTGGCGCATGGCGTGGAAAGAAGCCGATTCAGCGTAATGCGATTTGTGCGCTCGTCCATTATCGAGACAAGAGTGCGATTGATGCGCTACGATTGATGATAGAAACGGATGCCCGGGAAGACATGCGGGCACTGGCACTCTGGGCAGTTGGTCGAATTGGTGGAATTGAAGAAAAGTCATATATCGAATCACGTCTTTTAGCCGATATTGCAGTGGATGTGCAAACCGAAGGACAACGGTTACTTGAGGAGTGGGGGGAAGCAGATGCCATTTCAACAGCTCACTTATGA